A single window of Prochlorothrix hollandica PCC 9006 = CALU 1027 DNA harbors:
- a CDS encoding RNA-guided endonuclease InsQ/TnpB family protein, whose protein sequence is MKVRYQYRIYPTPQQVKGLNQLFGCCRVVYNDALAIVRSVPQGEKWPSNAELQKLVITQGKKTAEREWLADVSAVPLQQSVQDLGAAFKNFFESRSGKRKGPKVGFPRFKKKLNQQSARFVRTGFSLKGNKLELAKLGRFKVKWSRPLPSEPSSVTIIRNTAGQYHASFVVEIGSINIEPLRPSIGVDLGIKTFAFLSTGDRVESPGYNRLDRKTRRFQRKLARQVKGSKRRAKTRLRLAKLKLKMANIRKDFLHKTTTQLVHENQVVVLEDLAVKNMLGNRKLARAISQQGWGTARTMCEAKANMVNDREVRIISRWEPTSQICFDCGFRWGKVALSVRSILCVSCGTEHDRDGNAAKNIEKSGLGLTQDSKWTKNGRKTRMSGNPTALSSQPYSEQLGLFA, encoded by the coding sequence CAGTGCCGCAGGGCGAGAAATGGCCCAGCAATGCTGAACTGCAAAAGCTGGTGATTACTCAGGGCAAAAAGACGGCTGAACGGGAATGGTTGGCCGATGTGTCAGCCGTGCCCTTGCAGCAGTCGGTTCAGGATTTAGGTGCTGCCTTCAAGAACTTTTTTGAGAGCCGTAGCGGCAAACGAAAAGGGCCAAAGGTGGGCTTCCCTCGGTTCAAAAAGAAGCTGAACCAACAGTCGGCACGGTTTGTTCGGACGGGATTCTCCCTCAAGGGCAATAAGCTTGAACTAGCCAAGTTAGGCCGCTTCAAGGTGAAGTGGTCAAGGCCACTGCCCTCTGAACCTAGCTCTGTGACCATTATCCGTAACACGGCTGGACAATACCATGCCAGCTTTGTAGTGGAGATTGGATCCATCAACATTGAGCCACTACGGCCCTCAATTGGGGTAGATCTAGGCATCAAAACCTTTGCCTTTCTCAGCACAGGTGATCGGGTAGAATCCCCTGGATATAATCGGTTAGACCGAAAGACGCGACGGTTTCAGCGTAAGCTGGCCCGCCAAGTTAAAGGGTCTAAGCGTCGCGCAAAGACTAGGCTGCGCCTTGCAAAGCTGAAGCTAAAAATGGCCAATATCCGAAAAGACTTTCTGCACAAGACCACGACCCAGCTAGTCCACGAAAATCAAGTGGTGGTGTTGGAGGATCTGGCGGTGAAGAATATGCTTGGTAATCGGAAGTTGGCACGGGCCATCAGTCAGCAGGGTTGGGGCACCGCACGAACTATGTGTGAGGCCAAGGCCAACATGGTTAATGATCGAGAGGTCAGGATCATCAGTCGGTGGGAGCCAACCAGTCAGATCTGTTTTGATTGTGGCTTTCGGTGGGGCAAGGTTGCTCTATCGGTTCGTTCCATCCTCTGTGTGAGTTGCGGAACCGAACATGATAGAGATGGTAATGCCGCCAAAAATATCGAAAAGTCTGGGTTGGGGCTAACCCAAGACTCTAAATGGACAAAGAACGGGCGTAAGACCAGGATGTCTGGCAATCCGACTGCTTTGTCTAGCCAGCCGTACAGCGAACAGCTTGGACTATTCGCCTAG
- a CDS encoding response regulator transcription factor: protein MALSILVTEDDLGTRIAIAECLKQAGYGVITAANGREALRLLYEHHPHVVITDVMMPEMDGYALVHEIRQHPSLRLLPVIFLTARDTTAERVRGYELGCDVYLPKPFELEELRAIVGNLIERSQMVQSEMQFQHQVRSKSALAAVPLPAQNPMAAHPTLHFTDREQEILSLLSEGLSNNQIGSQLHLSPRTVEKYVSRLFRKTDTANRTELVRLAVEQHLLDRVR, encoded by the coding sequence ATGGCTTTATCGATCCTCGTGACGGAAGATGATTTAGGAACCCGGATCGCCATTGCTGAATGTCTTAAACAGGCCGGTTATGGGGTAATTACGGCGGCTAACGGTCGAGAAGCCCTGCGTCTGCTCTATGAACACCATCCCCATGTGGTCATTACCGATGTGATGATGCCAGAAATGGATGGCTATGCCCTGGTCCACGAAATTCGCCAACATCCATCCCTGCGGCTGTTACCGGTGATCTTTCTAACGGCTCGGGATACCACCGCAGAGCGGGTTCGGGGCTATGAACTGGGGTGTGATGTGTACTTACCGAAGCCCTTTGAATTGGAGGAATTGCGGGCGATCGTGGGCAATCTGATCGAACGCTCCCAGATGGTGCAGTCAGAGATGCAATTTCAGCACCAAGTCCGCAGTAAAAGCGCCCTGGCCGCCGTTCCCCTCCCCGCCCAGAACCCTATGGCTGCTCACCCTACCCTGCATTTCACCGATCGGGAACAGGAGATTCTCTCCCTCCTCAGCGAGGGGCTGTCCAACAATCAAATTGGCAGTCAGTTACACCTCAGCCCCCGCACCGTGGAGAAATATGTCAGTCGTCTCTTCCGTAAAACAGACACGGCTAACCGGACGGAGTTAGTGCGGCTGGCGGTGGAACAACACCTCTTGGATCGGGTCCGGTAA
- the ureC gene encoding urease subunit alpha, with translation MSHPMDRRAYAETYGPTVGDRLRLADTDLIIEVERDFTTYGEEVKFGGGKVIRDGMGQSPIANGEGAVDLVITNALILDWWGIVKADIGIVNGRIAKIGKAGNPYIQDNVDIIIGPGTEVIAGEGQILTAGAIDSHIHFICPQQIETAIAAGITTMIGGGTGPATGTNATTCTPGPWNLYRMLQSVEAFPLNFGFMGKGNSAQQPGLVEQIEAGAMGLKLHEDWGTTPATIDTCLTVADAYDVQVAIHTDTLNEAGFVEATIAAFKNRAIHTYHTEGAGGGHAPDIIKVCGESNVLPSSTNPTRPYTVNTLEEHLDMLMVCHHLDRGIPEDVAFAESRIRRETIAAEDILHDLGAFSMIASDSQAMGRVGEVIIRTWQTAHKMKVQRGPLAEDSSRNDNERAKRYVAKYTINPALTHGIAAEVGSVEEGKLADLCLWKPAFFGVKPELILKGGAIAWAQMGDANASIPTPQPVHMRPMFGSFGGAVGATSLTFVSQAACDRDIAAQLHLQKQTKAVSGTRSLTKADMKLNAYQPHIEVNPETYEVRADGELLTCEPATLLPMAQRYFLF, from the coding sequence ATGAGCCATCCCATGGATCGCCGCGCCTATGCTGAAACCTATGGTCCCACCGTGGGCGATCGCCTGCGCCTTGCGGACACCGACCTCATCATTGAAGTGGAACGGGACTTTACCACCTACGGCGAGGAAGTCAAATTTGGGGGGGGCAAAGTGATCCGGGATGGCATGGGCCAATCCCCCATTGCCAATGGTGAGGGAGCCGTGGATCTGGTGATTACCAATGCCTTGATTTTGGATTGGTGGGGCATTGTGAAGGCCGATATTGGCATTGTTAACGGCAGAATCGCCAAAATCGGTAAAGCCGGCAACCCCTATATCCAGGACAACGTGGATATTATCATTGGTCCCGGGACGGAGGTGATTGCTGGCGAGGGCCAGATTCTGACGGCGGGGGCCATTGATAGCCATATCCACTTTATTTGTCCCCAGCAAATTGAGACGGCGATCGCCGCTGGGATCACCACCATGATCGGCGGCGGCACCGGACCCGCCACGGGCACCAACGCCACCACCTGCACCCCCGGACCCTGGAACCTGTACCGAATGCTCCAGTCCGTGGAAGCCTTCCCCTTGAACTTTGGTTTTATGGGCAAGGGCAACAGCGCCCAACAGCCCGGACTGGTGGAGCAAATCGAAGCAGGAGCCATGGGGTTAAAGCTCCATGAAGATTGGGGCACGACTCCCGCCACTATCGACACCTGCCTGACCGTGGCCGATGCCTATGATGTCCAGGTCGCCATCCACACCGATACCCTCAACGAAGCAGGGTTTGTGGAAGCCACGATCGCCGCCTTCAAAAACCGAGCCATCCACACCTACCACACGGAAGGGGCTGGGGGTGGCCATGCCCCCGATATCATCAAGGTCTGCGGCGAGTCCAATGTCTTGCCCTCCTCCACTAATCCCACCCGCCCCTACACCGTCAACACCCTAGAAGAGCATTTGGACATGCTCATGGTTTGCCACCACCTCGATCGGGGTATTCCCGAAGACGTGGCCTTTGCTGAATCCCGAATTCGCCGAGAAACCATTGCGGCTGAGGATATTCTCCATGATTTAGGAGCATTCAGCATGATTGCTTCCGATTCCCAGGCCATGGGTCGGGTCGGTGAGGTGATCATCCGCACCTGGCAAACCGCCCATAAAATGAAGGTGCAACGGGGTCCCCTAGCGGAAGACAGCAGCCGCAACGACAATGAACGGGCTAAACGCTACGTGGCCAAATACACCATTAACCCCGCCTTGACCCATGGCATTGCCGCAGAGGTGGGATCCGTGGAGGAGGGCAAGCTGGCGGATCTTTGTCTCTGGAAACCTGCCTTTTTCGGGGTGAAACCGGAGTTAATCCTCAAGGGGGGGGCGATCGCCTGGGCACAGATGGGGGATGCCAACGCCAGTATTCCCACCCCTCAACCGGTGCATATGCGCCCCATGTTTGGCAGTTTTGGCGGCGCGGTGGGAGCCACGTCCTTAACCTTTGTCTCCCAAGCGGCCTGCGATCGAGACATCGCTGCCCAACTGCACTTACAGAAACAAACCAAGGCAGTGTCCGGAACCCGCAGCCTCACGAAAGCCGACATGAAGCTCAATGCCTACCAGCCCCACATTGAGGTCAATCCCGAAACCTACGAAGTCCGCGCCGACGGTGAACTCCTCACCTGCGAACCCGCCACCCTCCTGCCCATGGCCCAGCGCTACTTCCTGTTTTAA